gctcaccaactatgttggtctaacagaaagctcggtgaggtgtgggtattttcatcttgcgatgcctTTACCTGTGACTACCTAAATTAGGATAAAGTGATTGACAgcgtatgttatttattatttatttatttatttgtacacaatagaacacagaaagaaacacacaaagaaatcagacagtacaggtaagcttatctctaaaaaagagatttcttccagctgacctactacGATAAGGAtacatgcagtgtataatactacagatagacatacctacatacgcgtacaaatcttatgaaattacaagaacaattatacttactaatataaagacaaaaagaaataacacaataaaaatataaacaataaatttaagtagacttacattatgttatattaatgaaattaatgtaatgtaatgtaatgtattaaTGTGTGTTATTGTTATTAATGAAATTTAAAGGAATTAAATATGAAAGAATTAAAGCATGATAACTaaatggttattacatacgtGTTTTTATAGTGTCAACGAATTATTTAACTATAGGaataagttttaataataatataattaagtatataaatatttgcacacctgcttgcaggttgaatacatgcactgttttatttagaataagatctttaactttgtgttcttacaaataaatgattgattatgattatgacaatCAAACCCATATTTGTGATTTTAATAACAAGTAGTCAATTAATCTGAAGCCTTCGAAAACTTATTACAAGGACAGCTGAAGTTTTGTCCGTTCACAAAAGCTTTGTAATAATTGCTTTGTGATGCTATTTGAGCAAAATATATTATGCATTCTATATTTTTAGTGCAAGATTACATACTTTACATAACAAGTCTAATATGTTcgtcaatatttattattaagataaGGCTGTTTAATATTGATACGATCACTATATCGCTCACCAAAAGTGGTTGTTAGTCAATTTATGACAGTTGTACTAAAGAACTCACAACGTTTTCTGTTCGAAGAACTGCGTTGCGAGATTTGGAATTTTGTACCatgaaatgtttttgttgggatctagcctatatgatcccactgctaggcatagcgaggagaaccgatggccgatggggcggaaaggttctagaatggcgaccacgtgtcggacgacgctcagtgggtaggcccgctacaaggtggaccgacgatctggtgaaggtcgcggaaagccactggatgcgggcagcgcaagaccgatcgtcgtggagatccttgggggaggcctatgcccagcagtgggcgtcatacggctgatgatgatgctagGCAATGGCCTTCGGTTCCTCTTTTCatataatacaataattatttaaacaggTTTCAATTATACAAAAGTAAACATTACTTCCTGCCCACTTAACCATAAAGTGAGATCTAGACACATTGAACACACCTAAATCTGAGTTTGACAAGGCTTAACTTTGGTTTTATGGTTTACCTAATGATATTACTACACTGCAGTGATGAAATGtgataaaaactatttattgaGCTACAAAATCACActttttgtaacaaattgtAGTTCTTATTATAACgaacttaccccggtgggaaataggtgtgtgtTTGATGTTTGTATGCATGGGCTAGTGTCATTGATACTTACTTACAGCTGTCCACGCTTCATCGAGCATTCTGTTAAACTAACATGATtcaccgtttataatggtcgaaccaactgtattttttttacctttgatgggtttactcttggctccagacttgccccttggcattgacgaggcctaagatggagcttgctcgcccagaaggtgcctgttcactctggccttgaaagcacccaggttatatgcattcggaaatacagaagacggcggagaattccactccctagcagcaAAATTGTGACTCATCggtgtaagtccggtaccggaatTCGAACTGGTGCTCAAggcgctccctgtttgagaaaCTAGCCGAtgacacacaggaccacagcgaCTGTCAGAAGCAACATGATGTAATAGGTCTATAGGTTGACATTTACATAAGTCTGGACATCTGTCCAATTTAGCGATGACACCAACAATACCTATGAACAAAACTAAACCAAAGATTTGTAttagaattaatgtttggatcgtaaatcattatcacgtgctcatcggtgaaggaaatcatcattggccacagcatctatcgtagatgattgttgcagcacttgtgagtctacgggttcccgcagcgccgccgatggctatagagccctatagcagcgcggcatttcttgccacatcgttCGCACACAAAACGCGACTCCTCAAGAGGTGGTAAAGCACGACGAAGACTTTTTTACTTGAGGTTTTCCAGCCAGTCATCGTCAtgtctgtcaaatcttcaggttaggtaagcagaccctgtggaaaacgggataatgatgtcTGGGATggatggagatgatgatgaccaacaatacctataaaatgtaaatatattgtgATCTTTTATTTATGGGTTTTAAGAATTTATAGTCTGTAgagtataatttaatttcagtctattttaaaaatacagtttgttTAGGACTCATACGgaatgaacaaaaaaatatattaattatttaaaaaagtctattattattattgcgtatggcagacaaatatcctgcttggatcgaatatccagcttaagctcccttaaccaaaaAAAAGTCTATAAACCACAGAAAATAATAAGACCATCTcaaaagcaatataagtagcaacataattctatgcattaatctgatccaaatatctagttaaaatatttttatataatgcttctgcatcataatatattttttctactcctctactttaatctggcatttaaataaccaaaaagtctaatataagtacatacataattaaactctttgaaaaagtgtacgctctatggcctataaaagcattgtttacaaagtgtaactgtactataatgtcgccaaaaaagcattgttgttgttttttttttgacctggaaactggcacctttactttgtttggtgccatagatatactataaaaaaaagtatacatttgccgccattttcccgcgcgttggaaaataaattggaaaatttttgtgtttcgtttcaaaacactaaaaagtataaaataaaaaggaaaaatggatgaagaactattgaattctacaccagaagaaatttcaacgttagctcaagatttacatcttcatttttataaataaaatttttctttgtataatttttgtttcatttaaaattacgtcgtcgtagaaaaagtattgtatgcaacgttgtataactaggtcaaaaaatgctcgtggcgtctcttattgcgatgttcgccaaggctcacatcgcaactcacgccactcgcattttttgacccttcttatacaactgttgcataaaatactatttttctACTcttctactttaatctggcatttaaataaccaaaaagtctaatataagtacatacataattaaactctttgaaaaagtgtacgctctatggcctataaaagcattgtttacaaagtgtaactgtactataatgtcgccaaaaaagcattgttgttgtttttttttttttgacctggaaactggcacctttactttgtttggtgccatagatatactataaaaaaaaagtatacatttgccgccattttcccgcgcgttggaaaataatttttataaataaaatttttctttgtataatttttgtttcatttaaaattacgtcgtcgtagaaaaagtattgtatgcaacgttgtataactaggtcaaaaaatgctcgtggcgtctcttattgcgatgttcgccaaggctcacatcgcaactcacgccactcgcattttttgacccttcttatacaactgttgcataaaatactattaaatatttgttttaataattatgtatccgaccaatgagaaaatagataattatcacgctaaatctgtacagtgccgtctatattttttggggaacgtagcctggaaagtaactcatttttttaattttattttcatttaatttgcATTGAATAATGCTGTCGCCGTCGTCACGTGCAGTGCAAACGTCCTCTCACCTACCTAGCCGGTTTGTTAAATAACGCACTGGTCGCTCATCTCTAACCACAGAGAGTGAATGTCAAGGTCGTCTTGGTATATcgtctctcagacgacgccctgagccgaggttcgcgcccaactgggcaccctcaggcctgttgttttaaacgttgtaacgggtgagagccttcagcgctccccatttgtttctccggccaagtagttaatgccatctgcggcaaatctacaaaaattcacgtcaaaaataaaatttggtatATCGTCGTTgctaatttaaaagctcttatgtaccgccctcaccaaatttattaaaacattcagtacaaactcttatgtacgtaaatatcaattatcttttaaaaaaTTTTAACACGAAAATTTCAGGcggaaatcttttttttaatttctgtaaaattgacctgattgcacataatagattttaaattggcaacgacgatatggTAACGTTGATATACTTACCGTTTTCttttgtaatttgtaatgtTTTTGGAAAGTTATATATAATCAGATATGgtatacaattatgttgctacctatattgctggTCTATATTTTGATCATCATCAAagttatcatctcgagctcctccgtgcttcggaaggcacgttaagtcgttggtcccggctgctttagcagtcgttaataaccatcaatccgcactgggcccgcgtgatggtttaaggcccgatctccctatccatccatggggaaggcccgtgccccagcagtggggacgttaatgggttggtgatgatgatattttgatcagaatcatAATGCGTGGacgatgtgttgtgcctgggtgtaataataagaatcatcatttatacccaaaaacaaagataaaagttgcatacgtctcttatccatgaaattacttagaaagataaaaaaaaacgcaaatctgtaattttttttcgGGGAAAGTAGCCTTGAAAAtcccttattattacattttgtttctgGTTATGCTACATACGCACTTTGTATATTTGCTGTGTATATTAAAATGTAGTACTGTTTATTAAACAGTCCcgagataataaaattatgtattggCGGAATAAAATGACATAAAACAGGAAACtgtcattttatttatattttacagaaaatatttcacagaaaatagtttttaataaattaggattaattattaataaattaataatattctaataaaatatgataaccTGATTATTGAAGTGTGAAGCAACTTTTTTGGTTCATTCAGAATGGGTGCAGTGTTAAGATGCGATcacttaattttaaatgtatGCAAAATAGATTGTACGAATTGGTATATAAGTGTAGCGTAGAAGCGCATTTGGCACAGTCACCGGTACATCCTTAAACCAAACCCACccatcacctccaccaaccttcaAAATGAAATCTGTAAGTGACAtggttttttaagaaaaaaatagataaaataaagcatccgaaaaaagtgaaatgaaagtatttttttttgtgtgaaatCTAGTGATGATTTAGTTAAGTGACGGGTGACAAGAAATATAATCGCAAATGGATTACTTATCTGATTGACAAATGGATTACTAAAAAGTGCTTTGGTCttttctataattattattttttaacatttttaattcgTGTGaacttttaatataagtacacaGTGCTAGCTTTCAATTTCCTTAAACATTTAGGAAAAAATGCgctttgatttaattttttattgctAAAAATAGCTAatgattacttattatttaacattactacaaaagtaaaataaatacgtGTTTATAAATGTATCACCTACCTAATTATAAGTTAATGAGGTAGGTTTAGGTCAGATTAAAGTGGTGCAACTTTACTAATCagtcattaaaattaaaacataaaaaacccATAACAACTAAATGAGTCCTTTTAGAAAAGGCTGATGCAACATATTCTTCTTATAAAGAAGtttacatattataattttaaagtctaatattttaaatacgAAGGCATAATTTAAGCGCTGCAAAGTTTGCGTAAATCGATCAAAGGTCATCATGTTCGAGTCAAGAGTTGAACGTGTGTGTAATCGCTTACTGAATTTAGATGTTTGAATTGACACTTCACTTGGCATTTTTAATCTATGACAAATATCGAAATAGGTGAAAGAACcacgatatttatttttgtagatcTCACTCATCAAGTaacgtaaataaaacaaaacgcTTCACAACGATAAAATTGTAGAATAATTTATCATTGATTATTGGGTTTGATCGAAATATGTCGCACCGGCTGTCTTTTCCTGATGAAATTAATTGACAAGTCATTATATAATTCTATGTAGAGTCTGCGACAGCCTTCTTTCTTGACACggtcaaattcaaactcaaaattcaaattcaaagtttATCTTTCAGACTTCGTTATAGGTAAAATCTCAACTATATCAATAGGTCAAAGGTTTAATGTCACGATAGTCATTTTTAGACTGTTCACATTTTTTAGGATACTTACTGTACAAATTAATACAGATAAAAACGTCGTAAATgattattcatttgttttaagcACTGAAAATGAATTCGAttcccatattcccgagaaatgcgtatcgaaagtatgttacctaacctgtatgacaggcattcgcttctgtaaaaaaccggacctggtgagtcttcaggttaggtaagcggatcctgtggaaagcggaataacgctagggagatgctcactaatttaagagccacgatcttaTCGGTTTAGCATTctcgtgctactttttagggcaCGCCTTTTTtggtgctagggagatgatgactataAATTGTTTCTTTCCCGAACAGTTCATCGTACTCGCCCTCTTCTtcgccgccgccgtcgccgcgCCCGCAGCGCCCTCTGGCGCTGACTCACTCGCCGAAACCCTTCGCTACGACAGCGACAACATCGGGGTTGACGGATACAACTACAAGTGAGTACTCAACTAACTTGCTTCTAAAAACACagaagcttacgactatatctcatttgtagtctgaggtacatccatcgcaagatgaactaagtacttatacctcaccgagcttttctgTTAAAAAACGTATTGTACTATTCGTAGCGAGCATGATATGTTACGTCATATGCTTAAAATCAGTGATGCTcgctacgagcgccttatttccctgtactgtACATGTTACATTACACCTCGTAACGttggtcagtacccaccttaagACCAACGTGGTTCGCTGTATCGCCGTCCATAATAGTCAAGTCAACTTTAGTAACTCACTGGTGCAAGTCGCCGGGTAGAGAGGCAAGCCGGCCACAGAACCTGAATGAccaaaattacttattcttcTTATTTTGCGATCTGCTACGTTTTAGGAAAAAAAACACATCAGCATCCGAAGGACGTAACAAACAATCCTGATGTCCAGTTTACCAGTACATGCGACTAATAAGGCAGCATGGCAGCAAATACTTCAGCTCCCTGCAAATCATCGAAGACCTCTAAAGAAATATATTGAATAAATGTCTCTCTTTTCCACAGTGTTCAAACATCGAACGGTATCTCCCAGCAAGAGCAGGGTCAGCTGATCAACCCTGGAACTGACAACGAGGCCATCGCCGTCCGCGGACAGTTCTCCTACACCGGCCCTGACGGCCAGCAGTACACCGTCACCTACGTCGCTGACGAGAACGGCTTCCAGCCCCAGGGCGCCCACTTACCCGTCCCTCCCCAATAAACAACCAAATAAACGCCAAAAGCAGTAAACTAGCACCAATAAACGCTTAGTAACTAATACTGGAACGCTAGTAAACTGTGGTAGTAAACGCTAGTAGACTAGTAGGAAACGAAGTTTAGTAAACGAAAATAGTAAACTAAATTTACTCGTAGTAAACGCTAGTAGACtagttgttaaaaataaataaatggaaatgAACCGGCCTGTTACAAGTGACTGATATTGTTAATTCTGACATGAATTGAGATTAGGACtggaaataaagtttttaatattttatttttattgttttactcTCCTTTTGTTAGACTAAAAGGCAAGTGTGGTACACAATTGAAAGCTCTTCaggaatattatttatttaccgtaAAGTCAAATAACATTTCTTATATTCA
The Pectinophora gossypiella chromosome 9, ilPecGoss1.1, whole genome shotgun sequence genome window above contains:
- the LOC126369348 gene encoding flexible cuticle protein 12-like; protein product: MKSFIVLALFFAAAVAAPAAPSGADSLAETLRYDSDNIGVDGYNYNVQTSNGISQQEQGQLINPGTDNEAIAVRGQFSYTGPDGQQYTVTYVADENGFQPQGAHLPVPPQ